The following nucleotide sequence is from Pirellulales bacterium.
ACGAACAGCGGGTGCTCGGGATTCAAGAGTTCGCTCAGATGAGCACCGAACAATTCACACTGCGGAGTGGCTGCTTTCGGCTTCATTTTTTGCCAGCTTTCGGGACCGTGGAGACCAAAACCTGGCAAATTTTAGCGCTACGCAGCGAGCAATGCACCCTCAAATTCCTGAGGCAATAAAAATTTATCAGGGACGACTAACTATCGTGCCGTAAAACGCCCTCGATCGCAAGATGCCTTCCCCGTAGGACGGACATTCCTGTCCGTCCCGCAAGAAAGGCTGGGCAATCCCCTCAACCCGCCTTTGCCTGTGCCAGAAACGTGCGAGTGACTTCCTCACGTGGATTCTCGAAAATCTGCTCCGGTGGCCCCGATTCCGCCACGCGACCGGCGAGCATCACATGGACCGTGTGCGAAACGTTGCGGGCGAACCCCATAGCATGTGTGACCACAATCATCGTCTGGCCGCTTTTGGCCAGGTCGGTGATCACGCTAATCACTTCGGCCGCCATCCGTGGGTCGAGCGCGCTGGTCGGCTCGTCGAAGAGGATCGCCTCGGGTTGCATCGCAAGGGCTCGGGCAATCGCCACCCGTTGCTGCTGGCCGCCCGATAGTTGCTCGGGCATGGCGGCGAGTTTGTCGGCCAGACCGACGCGCTCGAGCAGTTGCCGCGCTTGCGGCTCGGCTTCCTCACGCTGCCGGCGGAGCACGTGCAGCGGACCGGCCAGCACGTTATCGAGCACCGACATGTGGGGGAACAAATGGAACTGCTGGAACACCATCCCCACCCGGCGGCGCAGCTC
It contains:
- a CDS encoding amino acid ABC transporter ATP-binding protein, whose protein sequence is MIQIRNLVKNHGVLRVLDGVSLSVRRGEVATVIGPSGGGKSTLLRCINGLETFEDGEVQVDDVRLRPGAARRELAETLRELRRRVGMVFQQFHLFPHMSVLDNVLAGPLHVLRRQREEAEPQARQLLERVGLADKLAAMPEQLSGGQQQRVAIARALAMQPEAILFDEPTSALDPRMAAEVISVITDLAKSGQTMIVVTHAMGFARNVSHTVHVMLAGRVAESGPPEQIFENPREEVTRTFLAQAKAG